From Eptesicus fuscus isolate TK198812 chromosome 13, DD_ASM_mEF_20220401, whole genome shotgun sequence, the proteins below share one genomic window:
- the LOC103302270 gene encoding olfactory receptor 5G3-like, producing the protein MGDKNQTAVTEFLFVGLTGHLHQQIGLFVMLLFIYLVTLGGNLGIITVIWIDPRLHTPMYFFLSHLSFVDICSSSSIAPKTLCDIFAEKRSISFMGCAAQMWFFGLFVATECFLLASMAYDRYMAICKPLLYTLIMSQRVCVQLVAGPYAMALISTMTHTVLTFCLPFCGPNVINHFFCDISPLLSLACADTQNNRLVLFILAGAIGVLSGLIITISYVCILVAILKIQTADGRRKAFSTCSSHLAAFCILYGTLFYIYVVPDSGPFLDINKVISLFYTVVIPMLNPPIYSLRNKEVKDAFRRMFERKKFLIGS; encoded by the coding sequence ATGGGAGACAAGAATCAGACGGCAGTGACTGAATTTCTTTTCGTGGGCCTCACAGGTCATCTCCATCAGCAGATTGGCCTCTTTGTCATGCTTCTCTTCATCTATCTTGTCACACTGGGGGGTAACTTAGGGATCATCACTGTCATATGGATCGATCCCAGgctccacacacccatgtactttTTCCTCAGCCACTTGTCCTTTGTAGATAtttgttcctcctcctccattgcCCCCAAGACACTGTGTGATATCTTTGCAGAGAAAAGAAGCATCTCTTTCATGGGTTGTGCTGCACAGATGTGGTTCTTTGGTCTTTTTGTGGCAACTGAATGTTTCCTCCTGGCTTCCATGGCCTATGACCGGTATATGGCCATCTGTAAGCCTTTGTTGTATACACTCATTATGTCCCAGAGGGTCTGTGTGCAGCTGGTGGCAGGGCCCTATGCCATGGCTCTTATAAGTACAATGACCCATACAGTTCTCACTTTTTGCTTACCTTTCTGTGGACCAAATGTTATCAATCACTTCTTCTGTGACATTTCACCACTGCTGTCCCTAGCATGTGCAGACACCCAGAACAATAGGTTAGTGCTTTTCATCTTGGCTGGAGCTATAGGAGTACTCAGTGGCCTAATCATTACTATTTCCTATGTGTGCATCCTCGTGGCCATCCTGAAGATCCAGACTGCTGATGGGAGGAGGAAGGCCTTTTCCACTTGCTCTTCTCACCTGGCAGCCTTCTGCATCCTGTATGGGACTCTTTTCTATATCTATGTTGTGCCTGACTCAGGTCCCTTCCTAGATATCAATAAAgtgatttctctattttatactGTGGTCATCCCCATGCTGAACCCTCCTATCTACAGCTTGAGAAACAAGGAGGTGAAAGATGCATTCAGGAGgatgtttgaaagaaaaaaatttctaataGGTAGTTAG
- the LOC103302269 gene encoding olfactory receptor 5G3-like: MADKNQTAVTEFLFVGLTGHLHQQIGLFVMLLFIYLVTLGGNLGMITLIWIDPRLHTPMYFFLSHLSFVDICSSSSIAPKTLCDIFAEKRSISFVGCAAQLWFSGLFVATECFLLASMAYDRYMAICKPLLYTLIMSQRVCVQLVAGPYALALISTMTHTVLTFCLPFCGPNVINHFFCDISPLLSLACADTQNNRLVLFIMAGAIVLCSGMIITISYVCILVAILKIQTADGRQKAFSTCSSHLAAICILYGTLFFIYVLPESGSSLDINKVISLFYTVVIPMLNPLIYSLRNKEVKSAFRSKFEKKNAVM, encoded by the coding sequence ATGGCAGATAAGAATCAGACGGCAGTGACTGAATTTCTTTTCGTGGGCCTCACAGGTCATCTCCATCAGCAGATTGGCCTCTTTGTCATGCTTCTCTTCATCTATCTTGTCACACTGGGGGGTAACTTGGGGATGATCACTCTCATATGGATTGATCCCAGgctccacacacccatgtactttTTCCTCAGCCACTTGTCCTTTGTAGATAtttgttcctcctcctccattgcCCCCAAGACACTGTGTGATATCTTTGCAGAGAAAAGAAGCATCTCTTTCGTGGGTTGTGCTGCACAGTTGTGGTTCTCTGGTCTTTTTGTGGCAACTGAATGTTTCCTCCTGGCTTCCATGGCCTATGACCGGTATATGGCCATCTGTAAGCCTTTGTTGTATACACTCATTATGTCCCAGAGGGTCTGTGTGCAGCTGGTGGCAGGGCCCTATGCCTTGGCTCTTATAAGTACAATGACCCATACAGTTCTCACTTTTTGCTTACCTTTCTGTGGACCAAATGTTATCAATCACTTCTTCTGTGACATTTCACCACTGCTGTCCCTAGCATGTGCAGACACCCAGAACAATAGGTTGGTTCTTTTCATCATGGCTGGAGCTATTGTGTTGTGCAGTGGTATGATCATCACCATCTCATATGTGTGCATCCTCGTGGCCATCCTGAAGATCCAGACTGCTGATGGGAGGCAGAAAGCTTTTTCCACTTGCTCTTCTCACCTGGCAGCCATCTGCATTCTGTATGGGACTCTTTTCTTTATCTATGTTCTTCCTGAGTCAGGTTCCTCTCTAGATATCAATAAAgtgatttctctattttatactGTGGTCATCCCCATGCTGAACCCTCTCATCTACAGTCTGAGGAACAAGGAGGTGAAAAGTGCATTCAGGagcaagtttgaaaaaaaaaatgcagtaatGTAA